The Rhipicephalus sanguineus isolate Rsan-2018 chromosome 10, BIME_Rsan_1.4, whole genome shotgun sequence genome segment CATAATGAAAGAGAAGCGTTGCGCACAAAGGCACACACGTCtactaagtagacgtattcctttacctcccacatgaataccaCGTCACATCGCTGTAATCAAAACCAAATATACTATACTACGCTTAGTTACACATACCTGTCTCGAAGTGTTTCGCTGGAAGTTGCGTCGTCCTTGTCCTCAGGAAGTGACGAGGTCTCGCACTCTGGCGTGTGTATGCGAATGAGATAGCTTGATGCGCAGCACGCGTTAACCTTTCTAGCGCGCTCTCGCCGCTCGGCCGTGTATGGCGCCGTCCCGAGAGACGGAATTCATATCCCCGACAATCACCTGCCAAGTGGTATAGTCCGCTGTTAGGATTGAGAGAATGAGAGTGGTGGGCTTGTTTCAGGAAAAATATAAAATAGGTATACGCGATGTCGCGATTCAGCGGAGCTTGTCTGTGCCCTCTTATCGCACATTCTAAGCCTCGTGTGCGCTCTTTTTTCTGCTTTTGAGCCCTTTGCTGTCTGgcatcgctctctctctctctctctctatgaacAGGTCGTCATTTCACAACACATCTTTGTACCTTCATCAACACCGGTTCTTTTTCTATCCTTGTCATTCCCCTtgcctttcttttgttttgtccGCTATTCGTTCGTCCACGCGATCATGTTCCGGACTTAAACCGAGAAAGTATTAAAGTTAGGAAAAATGAACGTGCTGAAGACGAAAGTAATGATTAATGGCTAGCTAAAGAAGAAGAATTATCCATTGGCAACCACCCCTTGGATTCAGCACTGTCATAACCACCTAGAATAATGCCCATCGGGCGCTAGGTATCTGAATAAATCtaataaatcaaatcaaatcatcaGTCTGTATACCTCGGTCAATTGCTAGCAGTATAGAGCCCACTCATGAAAAGGAGATCTGCTAAGATGGGCTGGAGCGCGTACGGCAGGCATTACCAAATCCCGAAAGGCAAGCTGGCGCTCTTCCTGAAACGAAAAGTATACAATCCTTGCATACTTCCAGTTCTACAACATACCGGGTCGAAACATGAAGgataagaagaagaaagaagtcgAGGAAAATTTCAGAACCATGCAGCGCACATTGGAACGGGAAATGGTAGGCTTAACAATGTGTCAGTCATCAAACAAAAATAGCCCCCAACCACCTTCCGCACAGCGCCGTTGTATATGATATGCTCTGTGTTTATATCTGTTTATATCGCGTTATATAACCACGGAATGTCACTGTGATTATACATTTCTTGTGTTGTGATAAATTGCTAACGTATTTGTTCCGGTCGTTTCGAGTGCTTGTCTTCACAATTTCCCTCTTATTTGTTCGCATTTTATACCGTGGACTGTCTTAgttttattatatattattagtattcttttttttttttcagtgggtgCCGGCGCTAAGACTTTATGATTGtccctgggcacgttaaataagctattattattattattattattattattattattattattattattattattattattattattattattattattattattattatttcatcttCATGAATCATTTCACTTGTACACGGTCTCCTTCCCCTTCCATCAATGCGAAAACGGGAAATCTTAAGCTCTGCGCTACCGTGACGCTAAGCGGGCTCAACATATAACTGCTGAAATTCAACACAGCCCTTGTAAAGTGGGCGTCAAACTAGTCAAACGACATAGCCAGCGATCCAGCCAAACTACAATGACACTGTAGCCAAACTATGTGTTTAAaaacgccgccaccgacgtcaaaATAAGGAAACCTGCTTCCCCCGTCGCAATAACTTCGGGTACTTTTTGTTTACACGCTCGTCCGCTGTCCTCGGCCGCTTGTTGCTGTGCCTGTACCGCGGGATTTCTTCGGGGTAAGTGGGTCGAAATTTCAAGCACCGTCATCAACAGCGCGTGTGCTACGGGGGTTGTGCTTAGGCTTGCCATCTTTACAGCGAACCTCCATATGTCCGAGTAGCTTTGCCGGGAGGGAGCCATGGCGAAACATCGGCAGCCAGAGCCGAGTAAGTATGCGGCGTTTGTTTATAGTTGCGATCGAATGCTTGCAGCTAGCGCGCTGGAGAGGAACCGCTGAACCAAACATCTACACCCTGCTTTAGCTGTCGAGCTAGTTATTCAATCCGATAAACTTGTTGTCATGTTTGTTTCGTAAGTAAGGGGTCTCGCACAGCGAGCGAATCGACGACATCATAAAACTGCCGGAGCCGGCTGTCAGTTGTCATGCAGAGCCGCTCTTGGCGCCCATGGCACATGTTGATGACAGTGACAACTTTGATGACAGTAAACAGGTGATTGGGTTTGCTTCACGCTTCACTAAAGCTAGATCCACTATACTAAACCACTCGCGCGCGGTAGCGAAACCAAGATCGAGTACTTTCTGACAAGCGGCCCTATTTCTGTTGTAAGTTGTAACACTCGTCCGAACCTCCTCTGTGCGCGTAGTCGGTGAAGAGAATTTCTGCTCCGATATCGACTTTTCTCTCGTTTCGCTACGCGTGAAGTGAGTGTCTTCGAATTATGCAGCACAGTTTGCGTTTTACAGCGACCCTGATGGCCAGCAGTTCATCCCCGATATAGTTCAACTCTGTTGAGTGAAAAGTTCACTTCTTGACGTGGGATTCCAGCAGTGTTTCAAGTATGATGTTGCATTTCATTGCACTTCTCTTGCTTAATAATTGAAGACATGGCAGCGtcaaaatactagaggcccgtgtacttagatttaggtgcacgttaaggaaccccaggtggttgaaatttccggagccctccactacagcgtccctcataatcatatcgtggttttgggacgttaaaccgcaacaattattgtcATGGCAGCGTCAGTTTTGGACACTGAACATACTTCAATGCACAACAGTTGCGTGAAAAGCACTTCAGGGAAGTCGTTGGCTAGAAACCCTTCTTTTATTTTTAACTTTTAAGCAGATTAGTGACCAAGTCTTATACTCTTCCCTTTGACACCTGTTTAGACAAGCTTTTATTAAAGCCCTGCGCTACATCCAAAGAAGTTATTTCAGAAGGTTCTCATTGTTGTGCTAGCCACTGACAAGACTAGCTTTCATAATTGAAGGCTGAAAGCTTTACACTTTCACCGTCATGCCACAGGAGAGCTATTTGATGACGACGGCATCTTGTGATAGCAGTGATACCGGCTGAGCTGCCACTGTTGATGAGCTGTTGCGAAAGCTGCAAATGTGGCTTTGGTTTTGTATCCAACTGCTGCGTACAGGCAATTTTCTTGGGGGAAAAGAGTATGTATTAGATACTGGCAAACACTGTAATCTCTCATGATGAGCTACCACTTTTGCTTGGATATTTTCTTAACGAAAGTTCAAAAACGGACAAATTTGAGGGGGGACGATCTACGGTTCAATGCATTCACTGTCATTCAAGCTCTACCGAAACAGATGCAGCCAATAAAGGGGTTTGCTACAGTTTCGTTTACCATAGGGATCAGTTGGCGTGTTAACCAGTCAAGTTTGAATTTTTCAGTCTCGAGATTTTAATTATGAAGGCTTAGAGCTAAAAATTGTCTTGGCATCAATCGGGACATTCGGCTGGAGCAAACTAACCGAAGTCACCTTATTGAGCGTCTGCTGTAAAGTAAAAGAATGCAGTAAGTTGAATGACATCCTGTTGACCTCGGTATCGTACCTAATTAAACATAAACTGTTCTCACTGCATTCAACGTCTGTGTGTAGAACGTTAATCCACAGTTAAGAAGAATGCCTTGATCATAAGAACGGTCTCATAATCTTAGCAGCTAGCTATCTACACAATAAGCTGATTCTTTGACATTTAGCTTTCTGGGGAACTAGACACTTGTACAACATGGAGAAGTTTCATGGCACAGCAGTGGAAAACATAATTTATGTTATTCTGCAGCACTTCATTGTCATGTTAACATTGCTCACCCTGATCATGACCATTGGTTACAATAGCACAAtctattgagaagaaaaagaagcggaaAAGGAAAGACTACTcgaggctttcgcctttgagtcgtcttaggttaGTGCATAAGTAACCACGTGAGTTTCTGAATTCTACATCTTGGTGGTAAACTTACTTATAATGCCCTGTATGTCAAGCCCACCTATTGGCAAACTAATATGCTGGCTACTCTCAAAGTGCCTATTTAACTGCAGCAAAAGGGagggttgggctagttggttggggttcatattgaacagtgcaaaaaacgagacacaaagaacagactgcacaacacgagcgctgcttACAGCACTTTACTATTCAAAAAGTTGATCAATAGTAATAGACTTACCAAAACCACGAGCACTTGGAGGACACATACATAGAACAAGCCAGCTTagtgtgatgatttttttcacTCAATTCTACTTGGAACTCTATTTTACCATGCATGTCTAACAATCAGGCTATATTGGTCATAATGTGGCTGATGTTCCACCAGGACAAAGTAGGAAAAGGAAAATAATTGAAATGGAATGACTGCGTCGTGTGTCACCTTGAGGGGTTATGCAGTCCAGCGGATTGAGGTGGTGTTATTGAAAAGCCATTGGATGACGTAACAGCATCACACGTTATGCTAATTTTTCACATCATTCACTCTCCCAGCGGCGCCACCCTCACCGGCAACGGCCGACAAGGAGGCTCAGCGCAAGCGAACTCGACCTCTGCCCGTCTTCTTTTGGGAGACGGTGCACGTCATGAAGTGGATGAAGCGTGTCTGCATCAACCATTACACCTCGTACTCAACACTGTTCCTCGATCATGAGATCACAGGTGCGCTTCTTGTTTAAACTGTGGAGTTGTTCTcgggctgggcctgacgacagatgagtgtctgTGTTGCATGTGACGCTCTGGTTCCCAGATACagccatagatggcgtaactgccaaGTTCGTGGGCGAAGTGATAGCTGCACAGTAAAACGGAGAAGGGCGGCTGGAGCATAGATagggcctaaagtcactgtagAAGGGACGGGTGTGGGAGGGGCTGCCACACATTCCTGTGCGCCTCTACTtacaaataacgtaatcacagacatccacacaaaatcacaagggaaacacaaCCACAGCACCACTGTTTCTGCAAATTTCACGCTGTGTGGAACTGGGGCAAGTTTTTGTCATTATTTTTGCTTGGTTTCACATACACCAGATAACAAATAATGGGAGGAGGGATGTAAGAAGCTGTCAGGTATTATCAAAAACCTCTTTGATCCTACTGTTACTGAGCAAGGCGTTAGTTGTAATCAATGTCGTGGACTTGAAGAGTGAAGGGTTACAGAGCATTATCTCTTTCAGTTTTGCCGGCACAGTGCATTGTTGGCAATTGAGTTCTGTATGTATGGAGCACATTTCACCTGTTAGGCCTTGGAGCAATGCGATGTGCATAGCCACTATCAACTATCACAGTGCACATGATCAAGTTTCTGGTCATCCAAGCCTAATTGTTCGCATCACTAAATGTTCAGCATTCTTGTCACCAATGTGAACCAGTGCATTTCAACCTGCTCTGCTGTCACATGTTGCTAACTAGCAATATCTGTTTTGGAAAACTGAGGCATGGCACTCACCAGAAAGCCTTATAATAAGAGTTATAATGTTGAAAAAAGAATGCTGTACTGATATGAGGTCTATTAGTTTTCGAAGTTTTTTTATTCGTTATTGCGTGTTATTACAGAATGTGGCAAGATCCATTTGTCTGCAATTTTTTAATTCTCCACACCTTGTATTTCATGGGGCCTCCAGTGTCATTAGCATCCTTGTGCAGGGCACATCAGTTTCTGTGCAAACCTCCTTGGCGCTTTGTAGAAACCAAGGGCTCTCTgaaccctttgtaggtttgcctgTATTTTTGACACGATGATATAAAAACCAGCTGTGGTGATTGATATAAACTAccaagaaatagtataaaacaaatttcatcaaagtCAAGCCAGTAGTTCACTGAAAAAATGTGGCACATATATATGGCgccttcatgagtcagtggggcagtgttttcccactttttgaaaacactctcatgagtcagtgggacatatacaGTATggcccactgactcatgagagtgttttaAAAAGGCgggaaaacattgtcccactgactcatgaaggcaccatctcgtgATTCCATCAGCGGGTATTTGGGATGAGACGGCCGAAGCAAGTGGGGACATAgtatcacttctcaagttgtgctgaggaaagttgtgtggacctcatttccagcagtataACACCAACTGCACCTGCGTCTCCTGTGAGCCTTCATAGTGCTGTGGTCTTTTCCTGTAAAACTTACTTCACTGCATGCATCAAccatttttttgtccatttgcctgtccttgctttggctgtcaaAATTGTCGAGTATAgttgttgtccctgaatatgtgcctacttttcaagagatagaggatatcaagaaaaatatttttgcgcaccaatatccgcaattacgctgagggatgagcgtggcaatttcgcAGGGGATTGTGTTTCAATGCATTTATCGATCAAGTTATtgtgcaaatttacaaaaacacgtgatgactagaagctaaaatcgcctctctgaaaaaccaggaaaagaagaaattatccggcattttgattggtaggttATTTCTgtctgaagaagaggaaaattcagaagctatcacAAAAAAATTGATCAAAATTCAAAGCCAttgtaacactacttccgccctttGAAGGCAtggtaaaagaattttcctcgAGATTACAAAGACTTAGGTAACACATGAGTGACTTAGCGTTGCACTATTTGCAACGGGTGATGTCGGAGAAAATTTTTTCTGCAGACGGAAAAGCGGGATGTATGTGTCCCGCTGTCACACAAAGGGCTAATATGATGTCAGATGTAGTGTTGGCGTTGTctactaaagggacactaaaggcaaatattaagtcgacgttgattgttgaaatagcggtccagaaacctcgtagtgctacttttgtgccaaggaagtgcttattttgaaataaactcacgttttagtggtccgcatcacgttagcgcacttcaaaccacCCGCATGAAAGCGGTCCtactcacgtcactgttgccgtgcccaacgttgcccgcctttactgcgcggcggcgtgcactggcggc includes the following:
- the LOC119372511 gene encoding protein aveugle, with product MAKHRQPEPTAPPSPATADKEAQRKRTRPLPVFFWETVHVMKWMKRVCINHYTSYSTLFLDHEITGRSLVRLNDVSLEKMGIKDANHRDELYREILKLKLKSNILEMRDLESKGTEFSTVGMS